The Vitis riparia cultivar Riparia Gloire de Montpellier isolate 1030 chromosome 3, EGFV_Vit.rip_1.0, whole genome shotgun sequence genome includes a region encoding these proteins:
- the LOC117910934 gene encoding dynamin-2A-like, which translates to MEAIDELVQLSGSMPQAATLLADEDAYKNLSSSSSRRGSTFLNIVALGNVGAGKSVVLNSLIGHPVLPTGENGATRAPICIDLQKDGSLSSKLIILQIDNKSQQVSTKALRHSLQDRLSKGASGKSQDEIYLKLRTSTTPPLKLVDLLGLDQRIMDETLVSDYAQHNDAILLVIVPTIHEPEMASSRALKIAKEYDGDGTRTIGVISKIDQATSDHKILVAVQALLLNQGPRSTSKMPWVALIGQSVSIAST; encoded by the coding sequence ATGGAGGCGATCGACGAGCTCGTTCAACTGTCAGGGTCTATGCCCCAGGCCGCGACGCTGCTGGCGGATGAAGATGCATACAAGAATTTGAGTTCTAGTTCTTCTCGTAGAGGTTCAACTTTTCTTAACATTGTTGCTCTTGGAAATGTCGGTGCTGGTAAATCCGTAGTTTTGAACAGTTTGATTGGACATCCTGTTTTGCCTACTGGAGAAAATGGTGCTACTCGGGCTCCAATATGTATTGATTTACAAAAGGATGGTTCCCTAAGCAGCAAGTTGATCATCTTACAAATTGACAACAAATCTCAACAAGTTTCTACAAAAGCTCTTCGACATTCTCTCCAAGACAGGCTGAGTAAGGGTGCCTCAGGCAAGAGCCAAGATGAAATATATTTGAAGCTACGAACTAGTACAACACCTCCTCTGAAACTAGTTGATTTGCTTGGATTGGATCAACGAATTATGGATGAGACATTGGTGAGTGACTATGCTCAGCACAATGATGCCATTTTGCTGGTTATTGTACCTACTATCCATGAACCTGAAATGGCTTCATCTCGAGCTCTCAAAATTGCCAAGGAATATGATGGAGATGGTACAAGAACAATCGGTGTAATTAGTAAAATAGATCAAGCTACATCAGACCATAAAATCCTTGTTGCTGTTCAGGCTCTCCTGTTAAATCAGGGTCCTAGAAGTACATCTAAAATGCCATGGGTTGCTTTAATTGGGCAATCTGTTTCAATTGCCTCTACATAG